CCGGCATTGCTTGGTCTCCGTCGAAAACGGCTGCGCGCTTGCACCATGCAAGCGCGCTCCGTGTGCTCATGTCTTGCGTGCGTAGAAGCAGCTCCGATTTTACCCCACCTTCCGCGCAGCGGGGAGCGGCGGGACAATGGGCCATGACAGATCGCGAGCCCATTCTGCGCCCCGCTGCAGCGCTCGAGCAGCCACTGCCCTACATCGACGCCAGGTTTTATCGGCGCGCTTCGAGGCGCAGCGCGCCGCTTTGGGTCGTGATCCACGCAACACACGGCGCTGAGGGGCTCGGAAAGGCTCGGCAGGGTGCGCGCGAGCTGGCGGACCTGGCGCCCAATGCGCCGCCCCACAAGCGGCGCAGCGCCCACGCGTTCGTGGACACCGGAGCGATCGTGCAGTGCGTGCCGTGGGAGTGCGAGGCGTGGCACTGCGGACGCACCGGCAACAGATACGGCGAGGGGATCGAGCTGTGCGGCCGTGCTGACCAGACGCTCATGCAGTGG
Above is a window of Herpetosiphonaceae bacterium DNA encoding:
- a CDS encoding peptidoglycan recognition family protein, whose amino-acid sequence is MTDREPILRPAAALEQPLPYIDARFYRRASRRSAPLWVVIHATHGAEGLGKARQGARELADLAPNAPPHKRRSAHAFVDTGAIVQCVPWECEAWHCGRTGNRYGEGIELCGRADQTLMQWTDSKSLPMLGLAARLVRWRCDANNLPLEWLKAEDLQAFKRGITSHAEISRAFGESTHWDPGPHFPIDAFVSAVQLVQR